Below is a genomic region from Vitis riparia cultivar Riparia Gloire de Montpellier isolate 1030 chromosome 5, EGFV_Vit.rip_1.0, whole genome shotgun sequence.
TGCAGTTTTGGTTATGGGCAGTGTATCAGCGTCCTCATTTCTCCTGTCTTGGGAAGTAATACTGTTGTTTTTGTCAGATATATGGCACCTCTACAAGGAGTTGTATCCATGGATGGGAGCACAGTCTCTTCAGCAGCGATACAGGTATGTggcatttttgttttccttttgttcaGTTTTGATGTTAACTTCTTCATACGTTCAGAAGCTATCACGACCAATTTAATGAGTAAAAACTGCACCTGTGCAGCCCCCgcatttccttttttctcaaCCACGGCTTAAGAGGTGTGCAACCCATTGCCACATTGCTTGGAATATTTGCCAGCACCAGCAATTTACGAGGATGAACCCTTACTGGCCAGCAGCAGCCGGCACCCCGTCTCTATTTGGTGCCAAGCCCTGCAATCTCAATGTTCTGCCCGCTGTAGACTTGCATGGGAACTTTCCAGGTAGGAATGCAAACCCTTTGCAGGACAAGGGACAGGGTCTCGCTATCTTTTCTGGTCATAGTGGGAAGGACAAAGGCTCTCAAGCTGGTAACCCTGTAGATACTGCACAGAGGAAGCAGATTTTGCTTCAGCAAGCTTTACCCCCAGGGGCACCTAGCAGTATACTGGtatagtttctatttttaaatccCATCCTTGttgaattatttatatataatgtttttggaaaattgactCGCTTGTTATTGAATTTTAGCATGGTCCTTTCATCTTTCCTTTGGGCCAGCAACAAGCAGTGGTAGCAGCTGCTTCTGCACGACCTGGGTCTGTTAAGTCTCCTCCACCCACCAGCAGTGCTGCTTCATCTAGTGCATCCAATTCTGCTCCAGTGAGTGCCTCAACAACAGCAGCAGCCACCACCCCTTTCCCAGGCACAGCAACAGCCATGAGCTTCAACTATCCTAATTTGCCTGCCAATGATACTCAATACTTAGCAATATTGCCGAACAATGGCTATCCCTTCCCAATCCCTGCACATGTTGGAGGTCCACCTGCTTATAGAGGAACTCATGCTCAGGCAGTTCCCTTCTTTAATGGGCCTTTCTATTCTTCTCAGATGCTCCATCCCTCGCAGCTTccacagcagcagcagcagcaaccaACCCAACAGCCGCAGCAAATTCAACATGGTCATCAAAATACAAGCATCTCCAGTGGTTCCTCATCATCCCAGAAGCATTTGCAGAATCACCCACAACAGCAGCAGCAGAGGCCACATGGCAGTGGTGTCAGCGGCGGGAGTGGAAGCTTGCAGAGCTTTCCTGCCCCGAAAAACCGCCCAGCACAGCCACCAGTTATGCAGCAGCCTCAGCAGCTACAGCATGCCCATGTCCAACTACCACATCAAGCTCGCCAACTAGAAGCTGAGGTTGGCAGTGAAGACAGCCCCTCCACTGCTGATAGCAGATTGTCTCGAGGTAGTCAGAATGTCTATGGTCAAAATTTTGCAATGCCCCTTCATCCCTCAAACTTTGCTTTGGTGGCCCCCCCTGCATCATTGGGTAGTGCCAGTGGCACAAGTGCTAATCATGGTGAAAAGAAGCAGCAGCAGCCACAGCAGCATGGCTTGAAGGCTGGTGTTGAATCCCTACAATCTCAAGCATTTGCCATGTCATTTACTTCCATAAATGGTGCTGCTGCAGCTCCTGGCCTTGACATTTCATCAATGGCACAGAACCATGCAATTCTTCAAAGCCTTCCAGAGGCTGCCAGGCATGGCTATATCATTGCCACTGCACAAGCGGCACAGCAAAAGAAGAATTACCGGGCTACAGAAGAAGGGAAATCTGGCATTGGTGATTCTTCTAGTgtggaagaagaaagaaaggcttTGGCAGGGAAGGCAGCAGCAACTGCTGGGCAGTCCATTGCTTTCTCCAGACCAGATTTGCAAGATACATCAGTTAGTACAATTCCAGGCAATGGTGTCATTGATAGTTCCACTCGAACCCTCAACCTCAGCTCTGCTCCTGCCCGAGCTTCAGCTTCTGTTTCACCAGCCACTGCAAGTGCTACTAATGCTCCCAATTCTCAGCAAAGgcagcaacagcagcagcagcagcaacaacaacagCAGATGATTCAGCTTCAAAAGCAGCATCAGTTTGCAACTGTTGCGGCTGCAGCAGCTAGAAGTAAGACACCAGCAACTAGTAATGGAAGTGTTTACTCTGACCATCTTCCTTCATCATCTTCCATGGCTGCCAAGTTTCCTAATGCTCTCTCTGCTTTTCCGCCAAACTTTGTCCAAGGCAGCAGTAGCCCAGGTCAGTCCCCTCAATGGAAGAACTCTGTCAGGACATCCACCTCCCAAGTACCAACGCTAGCTCTCTCCTCCTCAACTGCATCATCCCTCAAAAACATTTCCCAACAGCAAGGCCGAAGTCAGCAAAGCCACATGCAGATATCATTTGCGGCTAACCCAAAATCGTCAGCAGCACCACAAGGTCAACAACCTCCCAACAGTAACCAGTCCCCATCCCCTCCAATGGTGGTTGGCTCTCCAACTTCATTATCCAAGAGCACTGGTGGAAGCCCAAGGACAACTCCCGCCTCCACAGGCAACAAAACTGGCCAAGCTTCGTCATTGTCATCGCAGCAGGCTAAGAACTCGCCATCAGTGCCTAGCCGGAAGTCATCACCGGTTGGTGGAAGGAATGTTCCATCAATACTGGGCAATCCCCATATCACATCTTCAAACAATGGACCTAAGCCTCCAATGcaacaacagcagcagcagcagcaattATCAAAGCAGTCATTGCAGCAAACACAGCTATTCTTCTCTAGTCCCTACTTGCAAACACAAGGTCCACATTCTACAACTTCCACCTCTTCAGCTCCTAGTGGGTATTATCTTCAAAGACGAAGATCAGAACAGCATCCGCTACAGCAGCAACCACAAGGATCATCAGGGACATCGTCAACCGGCATGTTGACTTTGTGTCCACCTGTTACTCTTGCTAGTGCCAGCACTTCTGATCCTGCCAGAGCAATTGCGGCTAGCAATATGAAGGGAGGTGGTCTGCCATCACAGGGAATCCATGCTGCCCAATATGCTGCT
It encodes:
- the LOC117914873 gene encoding protein TIME FOR COFFEE isoform X3, with the translated sequence MDRNREARRASMGTSNGLSRRRHRSSSLRDSPEEDGAVELPETARLRDRGSKKDRDRERDRDRDRSSRSKRRRGDRLMHGSNREDGGEESTEESVNDEEEEDEDDAGAVRMLPPNPTSLSSSMSNHQHRKSYPPAKVVRAPPVWKAADEMIGVSVPRKARSASTKRSHECWASGVGGVPGEQIHRQASTSPVRPNLAASTAAVAASPASISPSSSNVSIRKKMKPNGPKLRPPKSSSKASSSIQEDIEIEVAEALAVMRQSQGPSKQEIMANDSLKFDSREVNKSTNESKSRVSSPISNSPSSAQQSSSMLPQNSNSSAPPLSAVAPKRKRPRPRHEDENPAIFGVRNSPISSTAKVDIDQPAKIESTSPNLEKNPGSANENGGVSYDLMNSQSVPASSEPQPESLRLGDSKPLTEEAESRDVGVTKEEPSSPEKESPLPKLDDDRQDATGTKANSTISDVEKQREEKFQIDLMAPPPQMRSSPERDGEINFVAADPKPMVSDMDTEMKPMVNEGEKVVKIGKDEAMNAEPEEKKAKSIVDEAEPHKSIVNKERIIDLQLDLEKHDRDTGNGSVGSSKLNQHTPKQLQQPRALKEEQNTEKTAQSSGSLPLPMSVASWPGGLPPMGYMAPLQGVVSMDGSTVSSAAIQPPHFLFSQPRLKRCATHCHIAWNICQHQQFTRMNPYWPAAAGTPSLFGAKPCNLNVLPAVDLHGNFPGRNANPLQDKGQGLAIFSGHSGKDKGSQAGNPVDTAQRKQILLQQALPPGAPSSILHGPFIFPLGQQQAVVAAASARPGSVKSPPPTSSAASSSASNSAPVSASTTAAATTPFPGTATAMSFNYPNLPANDTQYLAILPNNGYPFPIPAHVGGPPAYRGTHAQAVPFFNGPFYSSQMLHPSQLPQQQQQQPTQQPQQIQHGHQNTSISSGSSSSQKHLQNHPQQQQQRPHGSGVSGGSGSLQSFPAPKNRPAQPPVMQQPQQLQHAHVQLPHQARQLEAEVGSEDSPSTADSRLSRGSQNVYGQNFAMPLHPSNFALVAPPASLGSASGTSANHGEKKQQQPQQHGLKAGVESLQSQAFAMSFTSINGAAAAPGLDISSMAQNHAILQSLPEAARHGYIIATAQAAQQKKNYRATEEGKSGIGDSSSVEEERKALAGKAAATAGQSIAFSRPDLQDTSVSTIPGNGVIDSSTRTLNLSSAPARASASVSPATASATNAPNSQQRQQQQQQQQQQQQMIQLQKQHQFATVAAAAARSKTPATSNGSVYSDHLPSSSSMAAKFPNALSAFPPNFVQGSSSPGQSPQWKNSVRTSTSQVPTLALSSSTASSLKNISQQQGRSQQSHMQISFAANPKSSAAPQGQQPPNSNQSPSPPMVVGSPTSLSKSTGGSPRTTPASTGNKTGQASSLSSQQAKNSPSVPSRKSSPVGGRNVPSILGNPHITSSNNGPKPPMQQQQQQQQLSKQSLQQTQLFFSSPYLQTQGPHSTTSTSSAPSGYYLQRRRSEQHPLQQQPQGSSGTSSTGMLTLCPPVTLASASTSDPARAIAASNMKGGGLPSQGIHAAQYAAAQSPGNPHSLMHASFPYVHAVPTAVQVKPAEQKQPAGE
- the LOC117914873 gene encoding protein TIME FOR COFFEE isoform X2 codes for the protein MDRNREARRASMGTSNGLSRRRHRSSSLRDSPEEDGAVELPETARLRDRGSKKDRDRERDRDRDRSSRSKRRRGDRLMHGSNREDGGEESTEESVNDEEEEDEDDAGAVRMLPPNPTSLSSSMSNHQHRKSYPPAKVVRAPPVWKAADEMIGVSVPRKARSASTKRSHECWASGVGGVPGEQIHRQASTSPVRPNLAASTAAVAASPASISPSSSNVSIRKKMKPNGPKLRPPKSSSKASSSIQEDIEIEVAEALAVMRQSQGPSKQEIMANDSLKFDSREVNKSTNESKSRVSSPISNSPSSAQQSSSMLPQNSNSSAPPLSAVAPKRKRPRPRHEDENPAIFGVRNSPISSTAKVDIDQPAKIESTSPNLEKNPGSANENGGVSYDLMNSQSVPASSEPQPESLRLGDSKPLTEEAESRDVGVTKEEPSSPEKESPLPKLDDDRQDATGTKANSTISDVEKQREEKFQIDLMAPPPQMRSSPERDGEINFVAADPKPMVSDMDTEMKPMVNEGEKVVKIGKDEAMNAEPEEKKAKSIVDEAEPHKSIVNKERIIDLQLDLEKHDRDTGNGSVGSSKLNQHTPKQLQQPRALKEEQNTEKTAQSSGSLPLPMSVASWPGGLPPMGYMAPLQGVVSMDGSTVSSAAIQPPHFLFSQPRLKRCATHCHIAWNICQHQQFTRMNPYWPAAAGTPSLFGAKPCNLNVLPAVDLHGNFPGRNANPLQDKGQGLAIFSGHSGKDKGSQAGNPVDTAQRKQILLQQALPPGAPSSILHGPFIFPLGQQQAVVAAASARPGSVKSPPPTSSAASSSASNSAPVSASTTAAATTPFPGTATAMSFNYPNLPANDTQYLAILPNNGYPFPIPAHVGGPPAYRGTHAQAVPFFNGPFYSSQMLHPSQLPQQQQQQPTQQPQQIQHGHQNTSISSGSSSSQKHLQNHPQQQQQRPHGSGVSGGSGSLQSFPAPKNRPAQPPVMQQPQQLQHAHVQLPHQARQLEAEVGSEDSPSTADSRLSRGSQNVYGQNFAMPLHPSNFALVAPPASLGSASGTSANHGEKKQQQPQQHGLKAGVESLQSQAFAMSFTSINGAAAAPGLDISSMAQNHAILQSLPEAARHGYIIATAQAAQQKKNYRATEEGKSGIGDSSSVEEERKALAGKAAATAGQSIAFSRPDLQDTSVSTIPGNGVIDSSTRTLNLSSAPARASASVSPATASATNAPNSQQRQQQQQQQQQQQQMIQLQKQHQFATVAAAAARSKTPATSNGSVYSDHLPSSSSMAAKFPNALSAFPPNFVQGSSSPGQSPQWKNSVRTSTSQVPTLALSSSTASSLKNISQQQGRSQQSHMQISFAANPKSSAAPQGQQPPNSNQSPSPPMVVGSPTSLSKSTGGSPRTTPASTGNKTGQASSLSSQQAKNSPSVPSRKSSPVGGRNVPSILGNPHITSSNNGPKPPMQQQQQQQQLSKQSLQQTQLFFSSPYLQTQGPHSTTSTSSAPSGYYLQRRRSEQHPLQQQPQGSSGTSSTGMLTLCPPVTLASASTSDPARAIAASNMKGGGLPSQGIHAAQYAAAQSPGNPHSLMHASFPYVHAVPTAVQVKPAEQKQPAGNDGFLPRK
- the LOC117914873 gene encoding protein TIME FOR COFFEE isoform X1 is translated as MDRNREARRASMGTSNGLSRRRHRSSSLRDSPEEDGAVELPETARLRDRGSKKDRDRERDRDRDRSSRSKRRRGDRLMHGSNREDGGEESTEESVNDEEEEDEDDAGAVRMLPPNPTSLSSSMSNHQHRKSYPPAKVVRAPPVWKAADEMIGVSVPRKARSASTKRSHECWASGVGGVPGEQIHRQASTSPVRPNLAASTAAVAASPASISPSSSNVSIRKKMKPNGPKLRPPKSSSKASSSIQEDIEIEVAEALAVMRQSQGPSKQEIMANDSLKFDSREVNKSTNESKSRVSSPISNSPSSAQQSSSMLPQNSNSSAPPLSAVAPKRKRPRPRHEDENPAIFGVRNSPISSTAKVDIDQPAKIESTSPNLEKNPGSANENGGVSYDLMNSQSVPASSEPQPESLRLGDSKPLTEEAESRDVGVTKEEPSSPEKESPLPKLDDDRQDATGTKANSTISDVEKQREEKFQIDLMAPPPQMRSSPERDGEINFVAADPKPMVSDMDTEMKPMVNEGEKVVKIGKDEAMNAEPEEKKAKSIVDEAEPHKSIVNKERIIDLQLDLEKHDRDTGNGSVGSSKLNQHTPKQLQQPRALKEEQNTEKTAQSSGSLPLPMSVASWPGGLPPMGYMAPLQGVVSMDGSTVSSAAIQPPHFLFSQPRLKRCATHCHIAWNICQHQQFTRMNPYWPAAAGTPSLFGAKPCNLNVLPAVDLHGNFPGRNANPLQDKGQGLAIFSGHSGKDKGSQAGNPVDTAQRKQILLQQALPPGAPSSILHGPFIFPLGQQQAVVAAASARPGSVKSPPPTSSAASSSASNSAPVSASTTAAATTPFPGTATAMSFNYPNLPANDTQYLAILPNNGYPFPIPAHVGGPPAYRGTHAQAVPFFNGPFYSSQMLHPSQLPQQQQQQPTQQPQQIQHGHQNTSISSGSSSSQKHLQNHPQQQQQRPHGSGVSGGSGSLQSFPAPKNRPAQPPVMQQPQQLQHAHVQLPHQARQLEAEVGSEDSPSTADSRLSRGSQNVYGQNFAMPLHPSNFALVAPPASLGSASGTSANHGEKKQQQPQQHGLKAGVESLQSQAFAMSFTSINGAAAAPGLDISSMAQNHAILQSLPEAARHGYIIATAQAAQQKKNYRATEEGKSGIGDSSSVEEERKALAGKAAATAGQSIAFSRPDLQDTSVSTIPGNGVIDSSTRTLNLSSAPARASASVSPATASATNAPNSQQRQQQQQQQQQQQQMIQLQKQHQFATVAAAAARSKTPATSNGSVYSDHLPSSSSMAAKFPNALSAFPPNFVQGSSSPGQSPQWKNSVRTSTSQVPTLALSSSTASSLKNISQQQGRSQQSHMQISFAANPKSSAAPQGQQPPNSNQSPSPPMVVGSPTSLSKSTGGSPRTTPASTGNKTGQASSLSSQQAKNSPSVPSRKSSPVGGRNVPSILGNPHITSSNNGPKPPMQQQQQQQQLSKQSLQQTQLFFSSPYLQTQGPHSTTSTSSAPSGYYLQRRRSEQHPLQQQPQGSSGTSSTGMLTLCPPVTLASASTSDPARAIAASNMKGGGLPSQGIHAAQYAAAQSPGNPHSLMHASFPYVHAVPTAVQVKPAEQKQPAGNDNLRALWQPEKK
- the LOC117914873 gene encoding protein TIME FOR COFFEE isoform X4; its protein translation is MDRNREARRASMGTSNGLSRRRHRSSSLRDSPEEDGAVELPETARLRDRGSKKDRDRERDRDRDRSSRSKRRRGDRLMHGSNREDGGEESTEESVNDEEEEDEDDAGAVRMLPPNPTSLSSSMSNHQHRKSYPPAKVVRAPPVWKAADEMIGVSVPRKARSASTKRSHECWASGVGGVPGEQIHRQASTSPVRPNLAASTAAVAASPASISPSSSNVSIRKKMKPNGPKLRPPKSSSKASSSIQEDIEIEVAEALAVMRQSQGPSKQEIMANDSLKFDSREVNKSTNESKSRVSSPISNSPSSAQQSSSMLPQNSNSSAPPLSAVAPKRKRPRPRHEDENPAIFGVRNSPISSTAKVDIDQPAKIESTSPNLEKNPGSANENGGVSYDLMNSQSVPASSEPQPESLRLGDSKPLTEEAESRDVGVTKEEPSSPEKESPLPKLDDDRQDATGTKANSTISDVEKQREEKFQIDLMAPPPQMRSSPERDGEINFVAADPKPMVSDMDTEMKPMVNEGEKVVKIGKDEAMNAEPEEKKAKSIVDEAEPHKSIVNKERIIDLQLDLEKHDRDTGNGSVGSSKLNQHTPKQLQQPRALKEEQNTEKTAQSSGSLPLPMSVASWPGGLPPMGYMAPLQGVVSMDGSTVSSAAIQPPHFLFSQPRLKRCATHCHIAWNICQHQQFTRMNPYWPAAAGTPSLFGAKPCNLNVLPAVDLHGNFPGRNANPLQDKGQGLAIFSGHSGKDKGSQAGNPVDTAQRKQILLQQALPPGAPSSILHGPFIFPLGQQQAVVAAASARPGSVKSPPPTSSAASSSASNSAPVSASTTAAATTPFPGTATAMSFNYPNLPANDTQYLAILPNNGYPFPIPAHVGGPPAYRGTHAQAVPFFNGPFYSSQMLHPSQLPQQQQQQPTQQPQQIQHGHQNTSISSGSSSSQKHLQNHPQQQQQRPHGSGVSGGSGSLQSFPAPKNRPAQPPVMQQPQQLQHAHVQLPHQARQLEAEVGSEDSPSTADSRLSRGSQNVYGQNFAMPLHPSNFALVAPPASLGSASGTSANHGEKKQQQPQQHGLKAGVESLQSQAFAMSFTSINGAAAAPGLDISSMAQNHAILQSLPEAARHGYIIATAQAAQQKKNYRATEEGKSGIGDSSSVEEERKALAGKAAATAGQSIAFSRPDLQDTSVSTIPGNGVIDSSTRTLNLSSAPARASASVSPATASATNAPNSQQRQQQQQQQQQQQQMIQLQKQHQFATVAAAAARSKTPATSNGSVYSDHLPSSSSMAAKFPNALSAFPPNFVQGSSSPGQSPQWKNSVRTSTSQVPTLALSSSTASSLKNISQQQGRSQQSHMQISFAANPKSSAAPQGQQPPNSNQSPSPPMVVGSPTSLSKSTGGSPRTTPASTGNKTGQASSLSSQQAKNSPSVPSRKSSPVGGRNVPSILGNPHITSSNNGPKPPMQQQQQQQQLSKQSLQQTQLFFSSPYLQTQGPHSTTSTSSAPSGYYLQRRRSEQHPLQQQPQGSSGTSSTGMLTLCPPVTLASASTSDPARAIAASNMKGGGLPSQGIHAAQYAAAQSPGNPHSLMHASFPYVHAVPTAVQVKPAEQKQPAA